A stretch of the Argentina anserina chromosome 6, drPotAnse1.1, whole genome shotgun sequence genome encodes the following:
- the LOC126796686 gene encoding putative disease resistance RPP13-like protein 1: MALVRAQAASSSRCDYQVFLSFRGTDTRKTFTDHLYTALVNAGFRTFRDDFGLKKGEDIKLELKKAIQHSLCYIIVFSEHYASSGWCLDELVMILEGRRVSDHFVLPVFYHVDPSHVRKQTGALAQAFALHQQNQSFDKVKGWRAALTEVADLSGMVLDNEADGHESMFIQKVVNVIGDKLGRVPFGPAQIMALKTMASGEVKNLTDRSLEKLQMKLLSAKSCLDDAEEKLLTKPTVKEWVDELKEAIYNAEDLLGEIKTEALRRELEGEYASNITDNVQELSFSPFHAFDTTLMYSRINEVHGRLNLIIQQIDVLGLKTDAVNGAAYQTVLSTSFVEDSVHGRDAEKEAVIKLLLSGWPNEKIIDNGCEKFQRTKALLLHDDETSNKIRVIPIVGMGGIGKTTFAQLIYNDPRVRQHYDHFAWICVSENFDVLRITQMIDEQISSATCDVRNLDQLQSKVKTTVTGKKFLFVMDDVWNDNHHLWDSLRRSFECGAQGSTIVFTTRSEGVASMMGTFQAFHLKQMSDEDAWLLFEKYAFNRKGSPTPSNLEEIGRQVVGKCQGLPLAIKALGGLLRSYRTVEEWETILICDIWEVEGNVMPALLLSYCYLPPYLKRCFAYCSIFPRGYEFEKTELISLWKAEDLIQSTNRKTVEEVGEDYFNDLVSKSFFSPYQFRATDNKTYYIIHDLINNIAKIVSGEFCVSWEEGGSSTVVAKTRHFSFMKKYDHSNEEFEGLHEAKSLRTFLPLSQKMQIESHRYGMRNEVLNDLLPKLRCLRVLNLSKYDIRWLPDAIYNLIHLRHLNMSSSSILRLPDSICTLYNLQELFLSDCKALTELPTNLGRLINLTHLDIEGTNLRKMPAQMGNLKNLRVLNKFVLHKDTAEHDILELKKLHNLSGRLVISGIGNIFHSRALNASILMDKQFLKEVVLDWGGERSLDWRLYTQLEREVLDKLQPHPNLEDLSIRYYRGTMFPDWPVYYSSSTLVFLRLYKCGSCITLPQLGQLPSLRELHIMGLDGVRSIGPEFYGDGKIKPFRSLQVLSVNGMLGLEEWCNIGDTNHELEVFSNLQELCLIDLPNLTGTFAFDNFPMLKILFWSNLSLAVSRSRNKFLALTSVTFLRCPEIVSFPDGGLHAPNLSELNMQRCGHLRSMPAQMHNLLPSLQKLQVLYCPELESFPEGGLPSKLESLEISCENLIAKHMHWGLHRLTRLTHLLLVCQENEELVESFPEEGVYLPISLTFLRIKNFLKLKTINQKGIGHPSSLQTLEIMNCPALQCLPKGFGHLNSLQTLKIMNCPALQCFPEGFGYLSSLRTLNISHCHALQCLPKGFKHLNSLRTLEITNCPALQCLPEGFGHLISLQTLKLTHCPALQCLPLGLGYLNSLQTLEITSCGALLCFPDGFWHLNSLQTLKIIDCLALRCLPYRIGRLNSLQTLEIINCPAFQCFPGEKLPSSLTYLKIEECPLLHERCKRTSGQDWLKIAHIPTIIINKERFMM; this comes from the exons ATGGCTTTAGTTAGAGCTCAAGCAGCCTCTTCTTCTCGATGTGATTATCAAGTTTTCTTGAGCTTCAGAGGCACCGACACTCGCAAGACTTTTACAGATCACCTCTACACTGCACTGGTGAACGCCGGATTTCGCACTTTCCGAGATGACTTTGGACTCAAGAAGGGGGAAGATATCAAGCTAGAACTGAAGAAAGCTATCCAACACTCCCTATGCTATATCATAGTGTTCTCTGAACATTACGCATCGTCTGGTTGGTGCCTTGATGAGCTTGTGATGATCCTTGAAGGCAGGAGGGTCTCTGATCATTTCGTTTTACCAGTGTTCTACCATGTTGATCCGTCTCATGTGAGGAAGCAGACAGGAGCTCTTGCACAAGCATTTGCTTTGCATCAACAAAATCAATCGTTTGACAAGGTTAAGGGATGGAGGGCAGCTCTTACAGAAGTTGCTGATCTCTCAGGGATGGTCTTGGATAATGAAGCTGATGG GCATGAATCAATGTTCATCCAAAAAGTTGTTAATGTAATCGGAGACAAGCTTGGTCGTGTGCCCTTCGGCCCTGCACAGATCATGGCTTTAAAGACTATGGCTTCTGGGGAGGTCAAAAACTTGACAGATAGATCACTAGAGAAGCTGCAAATGAAGTTGTTGTCTGCTAAGTCTTGTCTTGATGATGCCGAGGAGAAGCTACTGACTAAACCAACAGTGAAGGAGTGGGTTGATGAGCTTAAAGAGGCCATTTATAATGCCGAGGACCTGTTGGGCGAGATCAAGACTGAAGCATTAAGGCGTGAATTGGAAGGAGAATACGCAAGCAATATCACTGATAATGTACAAGAGCTCAGTTTTAGTCCATTTCATGCCTTTGACACAACATTGATGTACTCCAGGATTAATGAAGTTCATGGGAGACTGAACTTGATTATCCAACAGATAGATGTCCTGGGTTTGAAAACAGATGCTGTAAATGGTGCAGCATATCAAACTGTACTTTCAACTTCATTTGTAGAAGACTCTGTGCATGGAAGAGATGCGGAGAAGGAGGCAGTAATTAAACTATTGCTAAGCGGTTGgccaaatgaaaaaataattgacAATGGATGTGAGAAATTCCAAAGAACGAAGGCACTATTGCTACACGATGATGAGACTAGCAATAAGATAAGAGTGATTCCTATTGTGGGCATGGGAGGGATTGGGAAAACCACATTTGCTCAGCTCATATACAACGATCCGAGAGTGAGACAGCACTATGATCACTTTGCATGGATTTGTGTCTCAGAGAATTTTGATGTTCTCAGAATAACACAAATGATAGATGAGCAAATCAGTTCAGCAACATGTGATGTCAGGAACCTAGATCAGCTTCAATCAAAAGTGAAGACAACTGTAACTGGAAAGAAATTTCTGTTTGTTATGGATGATGTCTGGAACGATAATCATCACCTTTGGGATTCTTTAAGGCGTTCATTTGAGTGTGGCGCACAGGGAAGTACGATCGTCTTCACAACACGCAGTGAAGGTGTGGCATCCATGATGGGTACTTTTCAAGCTTTCCATCTAAAGCAAATGTCTGATGAAGATGCCTGGttattgtttgaaaaatatGCCTTCAATAGGAAGGGTAGTCCCACACCCTCAAATCTTGAAGAAATAGGAAGACAAGTTGTTGGGAAGTGTCAAGGTCTTCCTTTGGCTATTAAAGCACTTGGGGGTCTGTTACGTTCTTACAGAACTGTGGAGGAATGGGAAACTATTTTAATTTGTGATATATGGGAGGTTGAAGGAAACGTTATGCCAGCATTACTGTTGAGCTACTGCTATTTGCCTCCATATCTGAAACGCTGCTTTGCCTATTGTTCAATATTTCCCAGAGGCTATGAATTTGAAAAAACTGAACTGATATCCTTATGGAAAGCTGAAGACCTCATTCAATCCACCAACAGGAAAACGGTGGAAGAAGTTGGAGAAGACTACTTCAATGATCTAGTCTCAAAGTCCTTTTTTTCACCATATCAGTTCCGAGCAACAGATAACAAAACATATTATATAATTCATGACTTGATCAATAATATAGCAAAGATTGTATCTGGAGAATTCTGTGTCAGCTGGGAAGAAGGTGGCTCCTCTACTGTTGTGGCCAAGACTCGTCATTTTTCATTTATGAAAAAATATGATCATAGCAATGAGGAATTTGAGGGTTTACATGAAGCCAAATCTTTGCGTACCTTTCTACCGTTATCACAAAAGATGCAGATAGAGTCACACAGGTACGGAATGAGAAATGAAGTACTGAATGATTTACTGCCGAAACTACGGTGCTTAAGAGTGCTCAATTTATCAAAATATGATATCAGGTGGTTGCCTGATGCAATCTACAACTTGATACATCTAAGGCACTTGAACATGTCCTCCAGTTCTATTCTACGGTTACCTGATTCCATTTGTACTCTGTACAATTTGCAAGAATTATTTCTGTCAGACTGTAAAGCTCTTACTGAATTGCCTACCAACCTGGGAAGATTGATCAACTTGACTCATCTGGATATAGAAGGTACAAACTTGCGGAAGATGCCAGCACAAATGGGAAATTTGAAAAATCTCAGGGTCCTAAACAAGTTTGTGCTACACAAGGATACTGCAGAGCATGATATTCTAGAGTTGAAGAAGCTTCACAATTTGAGTGGAAGGCTTGTTATTTCAGGGATTGGTAATATTTTTCACAGTAGAGCTCTGAACGCCAGCATTCTGATGGACAAACAGTTTCTTAAAGAAGTAGTTTTGGATTGGGGAGGAGAACGAAGTTTGGATTGGAGATTATATACACAACTAGAAAGAGAAGTGCTTGACAAGCTCCAACCTCATCCAAACCTTGAAGATCTCTCAATTCGTTATTACAGAGGCACAATGTTTCCAGATTGGCCAGTCTATTATTCTTCCTCTACTCTTGTCTTTCTTCGACTTTACAAATGTGGAAGTTGTATCACCTTGCCGCAACTAGGGCAGCTACCTTCCCTCAGAGAGCTTCATATTATGGGATTAGATGGAGTGAGGTCCATAGGCCCTGAGTTTTATGGCGACGGCAAAATTAAGCCATTCAGATCTCTGCAGGTGTTAAGTGTCAATGGAATGCTTGGACTGGAAGAATGGTGTAATATTGGAGATACCAATCATGAACTTGAGGTGTTTTCTAATCTTCAAGAGCTTTGTCTCATAGATCTTCCTAACCTGACTGGCACATTCGCCTTTGACAACTTTCCCATGCTTAAAATCCTATTTTGGAGCAATTTATCACTTGCTGTTTCTCGGAGCCGTAACAAGTTCCTAGCTCTCACTTCAGTGACATTTCTTCGCTGCCCAGAAATTGTATCATTTCCAGATGGAGGTTTGCATGCACCCAATTTGTCTGAGTTAAATATGCAAAGATGTGGGCACTTGAGGTCTATGCCGGCACAAATGCACAACCTTCTGCCATCTCTTCAGAAGCTTCAGGTATTGTATTGTCCAGAACTGGAATCATTTCCTGAAGGGGGTTTGCCATCAAAGTTAGAATCACTTGAAATCTCTTGCGAAAATCTCATTGCAAAGCACATGCATTGGGGTCTCCACAGACTCACTCGTCTTACGCACTTGTTGCTTGTCtgccaagaaaatgaagaacttGTAGAGTCATTTCCGGAGGAAGGGGTTTATCTGCCCATCTCTCTCACTTTTCTCAGAATCAAAAACTTTTTGAAGCTGAAGACCATCAACCAGAAGGGAATTGGGCACCCCAGCTCTCTTCAAACTTTGGAAATTATGAATTGTCCTGCTCTCCAGTGCTTGCCGAAGGGATTTGGGCATCTTAACTCTCTTCAAACTCTGAAAATTATGAATTGTCCTGCTCTACAATGCTTTCCAGAAGGATTTGGGTACCTCAGCTCTCTTCGAACCTTGAACATCTCACATTGTCATGCTCTCCAATGCTTGCCAAAGGGATTTAAGCACCTCAACTCTCTCCGAACCTTGGAGATTACGAATTGTCCTGCTCTCCAGTGCTTGCCAGAGGGATTTGGGCACCTCATCTCTCTTCAGACCTTGAAGCTCACGCATTGCCCTGCTCTCCAGTGCTTGCCATTGGGACTTGGGTACCTCAACTCTCTTCAAACCTTGGAGATTACGAGTTGCGGTGCTCTCTTGTGCTTTCCAGATGGATTTTGGCACCTCAACTCTCTTCAGACCTTGAAGATTATAGATTGTCTTGCTCTCCGATGCTTGCCATATAGAATTGGGCGCCTCAACTCTCTTCAAACCTTGGAGATTATAAATTGCCCTGCTTTCCAGTGCTTTCCAGGTGAAAAGCTGCCTAGTTCTCTTACTTATCTAAAAATTGAGGAATGTCCTCTGCTACATGAACGGTGCAAAAGAACGAGTGGGCAAGACTGGCTTAAGATTGCTCACATCCCCACtataatcatcaataaagaaaGGTTTATGATGTGA
- the LOC126796687 gene encoding 7-deoxyloganetin glucosyltransferase-like, which produces MSSMTEVNKPHAVCVPSPFQSHIKAMLQFAQLLHHRGFHITFVNTEFNHRRFLKSHGHNSLDQFPDFKFETIPDGLPSSDENNSQDLTLVMNSLRKHFSAPFRNLLNKLSVNKNLPVTSIVSDGFMPFTVTVAAELEIPIALFFTLAGVGFMSFKLFPTLVEKGFAPLKDESPLTDDFLDTAVDWVPGLKHIRLRDLSGAWRTTNPDDVPFNFFLETAEGAHKVSAVIVHTFEALEPDVLEAFSSSRSMLPPVYAIGPLQLLLNQIPEYPLKSVGYSLWEEETECLQWLTGKAPNSVLYVNFGSMVVMTPQHLMEFAWGLANSKLSFLWVIRPDLVVGESMVVLPPQFVAETKERGLIASWCPQEQVLNHPSVGGFLTHCGWNSIMESISAGVPLLCWPLVADQRINSRYTCYEWGIGMEISNDVKREEVQKLIEELMEGEKGKEVKTKVMMWKKLAEEASSSHGSSAITLDNLVNQVLSKARY; this is translated from the exons ATGAGTTCCATGACAGAAGTCAATAAGCCTCATGCTGTATGTGTTCCTTCGCCATTTCAGAGCCATATAAAGGCAATGCTTCAGTTTGCTCAACTCCTTCACCATAGAGGTTTTCATATAACCTTTGTCAATACAGAGTTCAACCACAGGCGCTTTCTTAAATCTCATGGACACAACTCTCTTGATCAGTTTCCTGATTTTAAGTTTGAAACCATTCCAGATGGCCTTCCAAGTTCAGATGAAAATAATTCCCAAGACCTCACTTTGGTGATGAATTCACTCAGAAAACATTTCTCGGCTCCCTTCCGCAACCTCCTCAACAAATTGAGTGTCAATAAGAATCTTCCGGTAACTAGCATCGTCTCGGATGGCTTCATGCCGTTCACCGTCACAGTTGCCGCCGAACTTGAAATTCCTATAGCACTGTTTTTTACTTTGGCGGGAGTTGGATTCATGAGCTTCAAATTGTTTCCAACTTTGGTGGAAAAAGGATTTGCACCCCTCAAAG ATGAGAGCCCTCTGACAGATGACTTTCTGGACACGGCAGTTGACTGGGTTCCGGGACTGAAACATATACGTTTAAGGGATCTCTCAGGCGCCTGGAGAACTACAAACCCCGATGACGTTCCGTTCAACTTCTTTCTAGAAACAGCGGAGGGAGCTCATAAAGTTTCAGCTGTTATTGTTCATACTTTTGAGGCGTTGGAGCCAGATGTTTTGGAAGCTTTCTCCAGCAGCAGATCTATGCTTCCACCTGTTTATGCCATTGGCCCTCTCCAATTACTTCTCAATCAGATACCAGAATACCCTTTGAAGTCTGTGGGATATAGTTTATGGGAAGAAGAAACTGAGTGCCTCCAGTGGCTAACTGGTAAGGCACCAAACTCTGTTCTGTATGTGAATTTTGGGAGTATGGTGGTCATGACACCACAACATCTAATGGAGTTTGCTTGGGGACTTGCAAATAGTAAGCTTTCGTTCTTGTGGGTTATTAGACCTGATTTGGTTGTTGGTGAATCCATGGTGGTTTTGCCACCGCAGTTTGTAGctgaaacaaaggaaagaGGTTTAATTGCTAGTTGGTGTCCACAAGAGCAAGTGCTCAACCATCCATCAGTTGGAGGATTTTTGACACACTGCGGTTGGAATTCAATAATGGAGAGCATTTCTGCTGGAGTGCCTTTGCTCTGCTGGCCATTAGTCGCTGACCAGCGGATTAACTCTCGTTATACTTGCTATGAGTGGGGTATTGGCATGGAGATCAGTAATGATGTGAAGAGAGAAGAAGTACAGAAACTCATTGAAGAGTTGATGGAAGGAGAGAAGGGTAAGGAAGTTAAAACAAAGGTCATGATGTGGAAGAAACTTGCAGAGGAGGCCTCTTCTTCGCATGGTTCTTCGGCCATAACCTTGGACAATTTAGTCAATCAAGTGCTGAGCAAAGCTAGATATTAG